In one window of Opitutaceae bacterium DNA:
- a CDS encoding sulfatase: protein MKTSIAALACLLLLSPGAAKAAPPNIIFILIDDMGAADGGCFGSRYYQTPNLDQLAADGVKFTRAYASCAVCSPSRAAILTGKAPARLHLTDWIPGEKEPAGSRLLLPAWQKSLPLSEVTLAEVLKAHGYATASIGKWHLGGGHSPRDYGFDINIGGGDTGQPASYFWPYGRKGQAHEVPGLAERGGSPGEYLTDRLTNEALRFIEDHRTRPFFLYLPHYAVHGPLMGKPEDIENASKHAPADGQGNAVYAAMLRSVDDSVGRLRQKLRDLHLEENTIVVFTSDNGGAVHFGNPPATANGALRLGKGYPYEGGLRVPLLMWAPGVKRGTVCDTPVISHDFLPTLLELAGLPPVSHAIDGMSFASVLRGHSDLSRDALFWHYPHYWFGGKVSPYSVAHVGDWKLIRFYEDNHEELYNLRDDPSEKEDLARTHSEKRRALGTRLDRWLKDVGAQMNPPR, encoded by the coding sequence ATGAAAACTTCCATCGCCGCACTTGCCTGCCTGCTGCTGCTTTCTCCTGGAGCCGCGAAGGCCGCGCCGCCGAACATCATCTTCATTCTCATCGATGACATGGGTGCCGCCGACGGCGGATGCTTTGGCAGCCGCTACTATCAGACTCCGAATCTCGACCAACTCGCCGCCGATGGAGTCAAATTCACCCGGGCCTACGCATCCTGCGCAGTCTGCTCACCCTCCCGAGCGGCGATTCTAACTGGAAAGGCGCCGGCAAGACTTCATCTGACGGACTGGATTCCGGGTGAGAAGGAACCGGCCGGCAGCCGCCTGCTGCTGCCGGCCTGGCAGAAATCGCTGCCGCTTTCAGAGGTCACACTGGCTGAGGTTTTGAAGGCGCACGGCTACGCGACCGCGAGCATCGGCAAGTGGCATCTGGGAGGCGGTCACTCACCCAGGGACTACGGCTTCGACATCAACATCGGCGGCGGAGACACTGGCCAGCCCGCATCCTACTTCTGGCCATACGGAAGGAAAGGCCAGGCCCATGAGGTCCCGGGCCTCGCGGAGCGAGGCGGCAGTCCAGGCGAATACCTCACTGACCGGCTTACGAATGAGGCACTTCGTTTCATCGAGGATCATCGCACCCGGCCCTTCTTCCTCTACCTGCCTCACTATGCCGTGCACGGCCCGCTCATGGGCAAGCCGGAGGATATTGAGAACGCATCCAAGCACGCGCCTGCCGATGGCCAGGGCAACGCGGTCTATGCCGCGATGCTTCGAAGCGTGGATGACAGCGTGGGACGCCTGCGCCAGAAGCTGCGGGACTTACACCTCGAGGAGAACACCATTGTCGTCTTCACCTCGGACAACGGCGGTGCGGTGCATTTCGGAAATCCCCCGGCCACGGCCAATGGCGCTCTCCGCCTGGGGAAAGGCTACCCCTACGAAGGCGGGCTGCGCGTTCCCCTGCTCATGTGGGCGCCCGGTGTGAAACGCGGCACGGTCTGCGACACGCCCGTCATCAGCCATGATTTTCTGCCAACGCTCCTGGAGCTGGCCGGTCTGCCGCCCGTCTCCCATGCCATTGACGGCATGAGTTTCGCATCTGTGCTTCGAGGACACAGCGACCTGTCGCGCGACGCCCTCTTCTGGCACTACCCCCACTACTGGTTCGGCGGCAAGGTGTCCCCCTACAGCGTGGCGCACGTGGGCGACTGGAAACTCATTCGATTCTACGAGGACAATCATGAAGAGCTCTACAATCTGCGGGATGACCCCTCCGAGAAGGAGGATCTTGCCCGCACTCACTCCGAAAAACGCCGAGCACTGGGTACGCGTCTTGATCGCTGGCTGAAGGACGTCGGAGCACAGATGAACCCACCACGATAA
- a CDS encoding sulfatase, whose protein sequence is MRRQAMGFVGEDPVHTPNIDRLAREGIYLPQATSTYPLCTPWRGMMMTGRYPPATGIVHNANSTRPSVYLRRNEDCITDVLHRAGYNIGYIGKWHLTHPHEPYLPQDQRENDVKWDEFTPKQDRHHIDFWYAYNAYDEHLRPRYWTTDAGRNDFHYVDEWSPAHETDLALRYLENRDGRMRDATKPFALWMSLNPPHSPYAQIPPHLRERYHGRTWRELLNRDNVRLEGTGSAARAAVLDYFAAISGVDEQLGRILELLDRLNLAKDTVVVFTSDHGDMMGSHGLMSKPYAFREAFEIPLIFRWPGHIAPGASDDLLIGTADLMPTVLGLMGLKTAIPTQVEGADYSSVLLGQPFTARPKSSLYMDETNGGHRGIRTNLHTLILSQGRDGEPPVRLFDDKADPFQLHDISAANPKLVTELTMEVQRWLDHIGDRWSPSTPPPASPR, encoded by the coding sequence ATGCGCCGTCAGGCCATGGGATTTGTTGGAGAAGATCCCGTCCATACGCCGAACATCGACCGCCTTGCGCGGGAGGGCATCTACCTGCCGCAAGCGACGTCAACCTATCCGTTGTGCACGCCATGGCGGGGCATGATGATGACCGGACGCTACCCTCCAGCCACAGGCATCGTGCACAACGCCAACTCCACGCGACCCAGCGTGTACCTGCGGCGAAACGAAGACTGCATCACCGACGTGCTTCATCGGGCCGGCTACAACATCGGCTACATCGGCAAATGGCATCTCACGCATCCGCATGAGCCCTACCTGCCCCAGGACCAACGGGAGAATGATGTCAAATGGGACGAATTCACTCCGAAGCAGGATCGGCATCACATCGATTTCTGGTACGCCTACAACGCCTACGACGAACACCTTCGCCCGCGATACTGGACAACCGATGCCGGGCGAAATGATTTTCACTACGTCGACGAATGGTCCCCCGCGCACGAAACGGACCTTGCCCTCCGCTACCTGGAGAACCGGGACGGCAGGATGCGTGATGCAACGAAGCCCTTCGCGCTTTGGATGTCGCTCAATCCGCCGCATTCGCCCTACGCGCAGATTCCACCCCACCTGCGCGAGCGCTATCACGGCAGGACCTGGCGCGAGCTCTTGAACCGCGACAATGTGCGACTGGAAGGCACAGGCTCCGCGGCACGCGCAGCGGTGCTCGACTATTTCGCCGCCATTTCAGGAGTGGATGAACAGCTCGGCCGCATCCTGGAGCTGCTGGACCGCCTCAATCTGGCGAAAGACACGGTTGTCGTCTTCACCAGCGACCATGGCGACATGATGGGCAGTCACGGCCTGATGAGCAAACCCTACGCCTTCAGGGAGGCGTTTGAAATTCCCCTGATCTTCCGCTGGCCGGGACACATCGCCCCGGGCGCCTCGGACGACCTGCTCATCGGCACCGCTGACCTGATGCCAACCGTGCTCGGCCTCATGGGGCTCAAGACCGCCATTCCCACGCAGGTCGAGGGCGCGGACTATTCCTCCGTGCTCCTCGGGCAGCCCTTCACAGCAAGGCCGAAATCATCGCTCTACATGGATGAGACCAATGGTGGACACCGGGGAATCCGCACCAACCTACATACTCTGATACTCAGCCAGGGCCGCGATGGTGAACCCCCCGTGCGCCTTTTCGACGACAAGGCGGATCCGTTCCAACTTCATGATATTTCAGCCGCCAATCCAAAGCTTGTCACTGAGCTGACCATGGAGGTTCAACGCTGGCTCGATCATATCGGTGACCGCTGGAGCCCTTCAACACCCCCGCCCGCGAGCCCGCGTTGA
- the ndk gene encoding nucleoside-diphosphate kinase, with the protein MQKTLIILKPDCMQQKHVGDVLGRLEKAGFEIAGAKMIRLTPAVLRDHYAHVASKPFYPEIERFMSSRPVIVAALKGDNVVAKVRDLLGPTDSKKAAKGTIRGDYGTDMMVNVVHASDSDENARIELARFFKPEELFG; encoded by the coding sequence ATGCAGAAAACACTCATCATCCTGAAGCCAGACTGCATGCAGCAGAAGCATGTTGGAGACGTGCTGGGCAGATTGGAGAAGGCCGGATTTGAAATTGCTGGCGCGAAGATGATCCGCCTGACACCGGCGGTCCTGCGCGATCACTATGCGCATGTCGCGTCCAAGCCGTTCTATCCGGAGATCGAGCGTTTCATGAGCTCGCGTCCGGTGATCGTCGCGGCGCTGAAAGGCGACAATGTCGTCGCGAAGGTCCGCGACCTTCTGGGACCGACAGACTCCAAGAAGGCGGCGAAGGGGACCATTCGCGGTGACTACGGCACCGACATGATGGTGAATGTCGTGCACGCATCGGACAGCGACGAGAACGCCAGGATCGAACTGGCGCGTTTCTTCAAGCCCGAAGAGCTGTTCGGATAG
- a CDS encoding trans-2-enoyl-CoA reductase family protein has translation MVIKPKVRGFVCITSHPEGCAAHVNEQIAYVKSKGPLTKGPRSVLVIGASTGYGLASRIAAAFGSNANTLGVFFERPSDDGRPATPGWYNTIAFTQAARNAGLKAFNINGDAFSDEIKAQTIDLLKREFAPVDLIVYSLASPRRTHPKTGVVHKSTLKPISQTFTNKTVDTDKGVVSQVTIEPASDAEVADTVAVMGGEDWEMWIDALMAAGVVAPGATSVAYSYIGPEVTWPIYKNGTIGIAKNDLEKSARKIDAILKSNGYGRAFISVNKALVTQASSAIPVVPLYISILYKIMKAQGTHEGCIEQMQRLFATQLFGGRGAQFDDAGRVRVDDWEMRPSVQAEVARIWPAVTTENLNELTDIAGYRAEFLKLFGFGLPGINYDAEVEPHRPML, from the coding sequence ATGGTCATCAAGCCAAAGGTTCGCGGTTTTGTGTGCATTACGTCCCATCCCGAGGGGTGCGCGGCGCATGTAAACGAGCAGATCGCCTACGTGAAATCGAAGGGGCCCCTGACCAAGGGACCTCGGAGCGTTCTGGTCATCGGCGCATCCACGGGCTATGGCCTGGCCTCGCGCATTGCCGCCGCCTTCGGCTCAAATGCCAACACGCTGGGCGTGTTTTTTGAACGCCCGTCCGACGACGGACGACCGGCAACGCCTGGCTGGTACAACACGATCGCGTTCACGCAGGCGGCCCGCAACGCGGGCCTCAAGGCTTTCAACATCAATGGCGACGCCTTTTCCGACGAAATAAAGGCCCAGACGATCGACCTCCTGAAGCGGGAGTTCGCCCCGGTGGACCTCATCGTCTATTCCCTCGCTTCCCCGCGTCGCACGCATCCGAAAACCGGCGTCGTTCACAAATCAACCCTCAAGCCGATCAGCCAGACTTTCACCAACAAGACGGTCGACACCGACAAGGGCGTTGTCAGTCAGGTGACTATCGAGCCGGCTTCCGACGCCGAGGTCGCCGACACCGTTGCCGTCATGGGTGGCGAGGATTGGGAAATGTGGATCGACGCACTCATGGCCGCGGGTGTTGTCGCGCCGGGCGCAACTTCCGTGGCCTACAGTTACATCGGACCCGAGGTCACCTGGCCGATCTACAAGAACGGCACGATCGGCATTGCGAAGAACGACCTCGAGAAGTCGGCGCGGAAGATCGATGCAATTCTAAAATCCAACGGCTACGGCCGCGCATTCATCTCCGTCAACAAGGCCCTGGTCACGCAGGCCAGCTCCGCCATCCCCGTCGTGCCGCTCTACATCTCGATCCTCTACAAGATCATGAAGGCGCAGGGCACGCACGAGGGCTGCATCGAGCAGATGCAGCGTCTGTTTGCCACCCAGCTCTTCGGCGGTCGGGGCGCACAGTTTGACGACGCGGGCCGGGTCCGCGTCGACGATTGGGAGATGAGGCCGTCGGTCCAGGCCGAGGTCGCACGCATCTGGCCAGCCGTGACAACTGAAAATCTGAATGAATTGACGGACATCGCCGGCTACCGCGCCGAATTCCTCAAGCTTTTCGGATTCGGTCTTCCCGGCATCAATTACGACGCTGAGGTGGAGCCCCATCGACCGATGCTGTAG
- a CDS encoding NAD-dependent epimerase/dehydratase family protein, with the protein MKALITGGAGFIGSHIAQALQGRAEVRVLDNLRSGHRRNLAGLKVEFVEGSILDREAVRAAVRGVDHVFHLAAMVSVPESVGKIHECVALNVTGLLNVLEASADAGVRKLCFSSSAAVYGNNPIVPKVENMLPEPRSPYAVTKLDGEYYCRQFAEDGRLETVALRFFNVFGPRQDPGSAYAAAVPIFMQKALRDEPLTIYGDGGQTRDFVYVKDIAAANIFAATTPGLTGVFNAGYGGQITVLELARQIIACAGSRSEIHHAPERAGDVRHSRASVDALHAAGFRPVSSFEEGLAETLAYFRDRSTAGQGS; encoded by the coding sequence ATGAAGGCGCTCATCACAGGCGGCGCGGGGTTCATTGGCAGCCATATCGCACAGGCGCTCCAGGGGCGCGCCGAGGTGCGCGTGCTGGACAATCTGAGAAGCGGCCACCGGCGCAATCTCGCGGGTTTGAAGGTGGAGTTTGTGGAAGGATCGATTCTTGACCGCGAGGCGGTGCGTGCGGCCGTGCGTGGGGTTGACCACGTGTTTCATCTGGCGGCGATGGTCAGCGTGCCGGAATCGGTGGGGAAGATTCACGAGTGCGTGGCTCTCAATGTAACCGGGCTGCTCAATGTGCTGGAGGCCTCCGCGGATGCGGGTGTTCGCAAACTGTGCTTCAGTTCCTCCGCCGCGGTCTATGGCAACAATCCGATCGTGCCCAAGGTGGAGAACATGCTCCCCGAGCCGCGGAGTCCCTATGCCGTGACGAAGCTGGACGGAGAATACTACTGCCGCCAGTTCGCCGAGGACGGCCGGCTTGAGACCGTGGCGTTGCGCTTCTTCAATGTCTTCGGGCCGCGGCAGGATCCCGGCAGCGCCTATGCGGCCGCAGTGCCGATCTTCATGCAGAAGGCGCTCAGGGATGAACCGCTCACCATTTATGGCGACGGCGGGCAGACGCGGGATTTCGTTTACGTGAAGGATATTGCCGCGGCGAATATTTTTGCGGCGACGACCCCGGGGCTGACGGGGGTATTCAACGCCGGCTATGGCGGCCAAATCACCGTGCTGGAGCTGGCCCGTCAGATCATCGCCTGCGCGGGATCGCGTTCGGAAATCCATCACGCGCCGGAGCGAGCGGGGGATGTGCGGCACTCCCGGGCCAGCGTCGACGCCCTGCATGCCGCCGGTTTTCGACCGGTCAGCTCCTTTGAAGAGGGCCTTGCGGAGACACTGGCGTACTTTCGCGATCGGAGTACGGCCGGGCAAGGGTCATGA
- a CDS encoding aminoglycoside phosphotransferase family protein, translating into MSHPSSLPTVELARVAGAFQLHGRFVEGAPYGSGHINDTFVISMNQAGRTVRYLFQRINHRIFKDVPALMENIQRVTDHAARGAEKGGGDSRSVLTLVRARDGAAWHRDQHGAFWRCYLFIENARTYDLVGNSRQAFEAARAFGEFQRMLVDLPGARLHETIPGFHDTRARLALLKRAVAADRAGRVRSVQKEIDFALAREPVAGVILDLMARGEMPERITHNDTKFNNVMLDDATSHAVCVIDLDTVMPGSALYDFGDMVRSATNAAAEDERDVAKVAMRMEIYEGLVAGYAASAGSFLNAAERAHLAFAGKLITYEIGLRFLTDHLEGDVYFKTKRPEHNLDRCRTQFALVASIERQEAEMQALADRVLKAAAGGGGR; encoded by the coding sequence ATGAGCCACCCCTCCAGCCTTCCGACCGTTGAGCTCGCACGCGTTGCCGGCGCGTTTCAGCTTCACGGTCGTTTTGTCGAGGGTGCGCCCTATGGAAGCGGTCACATCAATGACACCTTCGTCATCTCGATGAACCAGGCGGGGCGGACGGTGCGCTACCTGTTTCAGCGCATCAATCACAGGATATTCAAGGATGTGCCGGCGCTCATGGAGAACATCCAGCGCGTGACCGACCACGCGGCTCGCGGAGCTGAAAAGGGAGGCGGCGACTCGCGCAGCGTGCTGACGCTCGTCCGTGCGCGGGACGGCGCCGCCTGGCATCGCGACCAGCACGGGGCGTTCTGGCGGTGCTACCTTTTCATAGAAAACGCGCGGACCTACGACCTGGTCGGGAATTCCCGGCAGGCGTTTGAGGCGGCGCGCGCCTTCGGGGAGTTTCAGCGAATGCTGGTCGACCTCCCGGGAGCCAGGTTGCACGAAACCATACCGGGATTTCACGACACGCGCGCCCGCCTTGCGCTGCTCAAACGGGCGGTCGCTGCAGACCGGGCGGGGCGGGTGCGCTCGGTTCAGAAGGAGATTGATTTCGCGCTGGCGCGCGAGCCGGTCGCCGGGGTGATCCTGGACCTGATGGCCCGGGGGGAGATGCCGGAGCGCATCACCCACAATGACACAAAGTTCAACAATGTGATGCTGGATGATGCGACCTCGCACGCTGTGTGCGTGATCGACCTGGACACCGTCATGCCGGGATCAGCCCTCTATGATTTTGGCGACATGGTGCGCTCGGCCACCAACGCGGCGGCGGAGGATGAGCGCGATGTCGCCAAGGTCGCGATGCGCATGGAAATCTATGAAGGCCTCGTCGCCGGTTACGCAGCCTCGGCCGGATCATTTCTCAACGCCGCGGAGCGCGCTCATCTGGCGTTCGCGGGAAAACTCATCACCTACGAGATCGGACTGCGGTTTCTCACCGATCACCTCGAGGGGGATGTGTATTTCAAGACGAAGCGTCCGGAGCACAATCTCGACAGGTGCCGGACGCAGTTTGCGCTCGTGGCCAGCATCGAGCGGCAGGAGGCGGAGATGCAGGCGCTGGCGGACCGCGTGTTGAAGGCGGCGGCGGGCGGCGGGGGACGCTGA
- a CDS encoding sugar lyase yields MPPRALGALAAISCTGMASASTSVLSFEDSTPPASLHAGASVRVTTEHAKYGRQSLRWDWRAGAALTFSHPIAFTPYAPGAANNALSTFIVWVYNPAQRPGNVLRFEFGRGSERNCWFDFGLDFTGWRTCWVAFERDMQGKPVDGMDTLRIVAPEGGNGGTLFLDSMVFSQPIDARHHTRDRQVPFVNSCLPTDANDHWLGLYRFDREPIPSLPLPSDAVNAARTLAQRYEQLFSRPTRVDSTAMTRLRARFKEWGIRRTPDGIIGRAVSYPHEYAAYPAGSLERTESSRGNGLQTCSRLLFDLAQAHRSTGDSGFRAELLGMFMDLSDHLLDQGWADGSGMGTLHHLGYNNRLYYPALFLMRDELSASGRLTEVRKAMAWLSGVGKAYGPLDEVNGVSIDTLNTTLLGQIAAQLMIGDENERARALHATSRWLGRSLEPCIGLAGGIKIDGSILHHANHYPAYAEGGILGAAQALWLFGNTSLRVPEPGHASLRQAMLNLRFHSNVLQWPLSLSGRHPNATFTLSPDPYRFLANAGTPDGREPFDAEIGAVWRRLANASDSVPAGESSAIFPNLPPVDPEPAPTGHLTLSYATTAAHRRAHWLVTARGFNRYLWGSEIYPTANVFGRYLAYGQVEILAGGSPVNLHDSGFSENGWDWNCWPGTTTIHLPLDLLRARVRNVDAYSGFEEMLLSDEAFAGGCSLEHSNGLFAMKLHEHAKYDGSHRARKSVFLLEDHIVLLGTGITNSDANHDTRTTLFQHHLRQRNSPVPVNDQSVMADFPSRFEKNNAYGTRLADTIGNAYFVLSDSTLRIAKSNQTSRSNNDKQATSGDFVLAWLDHGTAPQDAGYAYAILIQPSAQRLRDFGESLHQKGGAPVQILRRDNHAHIVRDLETGILAMACFEPVTDTGLAVEAVDTPALVMVRSNESGLTLSVCDPDLHLYAGRESDQVTPDGSQREVSIYSRKWFHAASSPSRVQVKLAGRFVVVQPENRVHVVSHESGRTTLEFTCRDGLPVEVKLAAQP; encoded by the coding sequence ATGCCTCCCCGCGCCCTGGGAGCCCTCGCCGCCATTTCCTGCACAGGGATGGCCTCCGCCTCCACTTCGGTCCTCTCATTTGAGGACTCCACACCGCCCGCCTCGCTTCATGCAGGGGCCTCGGTGCGCGTCACGACCGAACACGCCAAGTACGGTCGGCAGAGTCTGCGGTGGGACTGGCGGGCCGGCGCCGCCCTTACCTTTTCCCACCCCATCGCATTCACGCCCTATGCGCCCGGTGCGGCAAACAACGCGCTCAGCACATTCATAGTCTGGGTCTACAATCCCGCTCAAAGGCCCGGCAACGTCCTGAGGTTTGAATTCGGACGCGGTTCGGAACGCAACTGCTGGTTCGACTTCGGACTCGACTTCACAGGCTGGCGCACCTGCTGGGTCGCCTTCGAACGCGACATGCAGGGCAAACCGGTCGACGGCATGGACACCCTGCGAATCGTCGCTCCCGAAGGGGGAAACGGCGGCACCCTGTTCCTCGATTCGATGGTCTTCTCGCAGCCGATCGACGCGCGACACCACACCCGCGACAGACAGGTGCCCTTTGTCAATTCCTGCCTGCCCACCGATGCCAACGACCACTGGCTCGGCCTGTACCGCTTCGACCGTGAACCCATTCCCTCCCTTCCGCTTCCGTCCGATGCGGTCAATGCCGCACGCACCCTTGCCCAGCGCTACGAGCAGCTCTTCTCACGCCCGACACGAGTCGATTCCACCGCCATGACCAGATTGCGCGCGCGTTTCAAGGAATGGGGAATCCGCCGCACCCCGGACGGCATCATCGGGCGCGCCGTGTCCTATCCCCATGAATACGCCGCCTACCCCGCGGGATCATTGGAGCGCACCGAATCGAGTCGAGGGAACGGGCTGCAGACCTGCTCCCGGCTTCTTTTCGATCTGGCCCAGGCCCATCGAAGCACGGGCGACTCCGGGTTCCGCGCGGAACTGCTCGGAATGTTCATGGACCTCAGCGATCACCTGCTGGACCAGGGCTGGGCCGACGGAAGCGGCATGGGCACGCTCCACCACCTCGGCTACAACAACCGGCTCTACTACCCGGCCCTCTTTCTCATGCGTGACGAACTGAGCGCATCGGGACGTCTCACCGAAGTCCGCAAGGCGATGGCGTGGCTCAGCGGCGTCGGCAAGGCCTATGGTCCGCTCGATGAAGTCAACGGTGTCAGTATCGACACTCTGAATACAACGCTCCTCGGCCAGATCGCCGCCCAGTTGATGATCGGGGACGAAAACGAGCGCGCGCGTGCGCTGCATGCCACCTCGCGGTGGCTTGGCCGCTCTCTTGAGCCCTGCATCGGACTCGCCGGTGGAATCAAGATCGACGGATCAATCCTTCACCACGCCAATCACTACCCCGCCTACGCCGAGGGCGGAATCCTCGGAGCGGCGCAGGCGCTCTGGCTTTTCGGGAACACCTCCCTGCGCGTGCCGGAACCCGGCCACGCGAGCCTCCGGCAGGCGATGCTCAATCTGCGGTTTCACAGCAACGTTCTGCAGTGGCCTCTCAGCCTCTCCGGGCGGCATCCTAACGCCACGTTCACCCTGTCTCCGGACCCCTACCGTTTTCTCGCGAACGCCGGCACACCGGACGGCCGAGAACCCTTCGATGCGGAGATCGGCGCCGTCTGGCGTCGCCTCGCCAATGCATCCGACTCCGTCCCCGCAGGTGAATCGTCCGCCATCTTCCCAAATCTTCCTCCTGTCGATCCGGAGCCTGCGCCGACCGGACACCTCACACTGAGCTACGCCACGACGGCGGCGCATCGCCGCGCCCACTGGCTCGTCACCGCGCGCGGCTTCAACCGCTACCTCTGGGGTTCGGAAATCTATCCCACCGCCAACGTCTTCGGACGGTACCTCGCCTACGGCCAGGTTGAAATTCTCGCAGGCGGCAGTCCCGTGAACCTCCATGACAGCGGCTTTTCTGAAAACGGCTGGGACTGGAACTGCTGGCCCGGCACAACCACGATCCACCTGCCGCTCGACCTCCTCCGCGCCCGCGTCAGGAATGTCGATGCTTACAGCGGCTTCGAGGAAATGCTGCTCAGCGACGAGGCGTTCGCCGGCGGCTGCAGCCTGGAGCATTCCAACGGACTCTTCGCCATGAAGCTGCACGAGCACGCGAAGTACGACGGATCGCATCGCGCCCGCAAATCCGTCTTCCTCCTTGAGGACCACATCGTGCTCCTCGGCACGGGCATCACAAACAGCGATGCGAACCATGACACCCGGACCACCCTTTTCCAGCATCACCTCCGGCAGCGAAACTCACCGGTGCCCGTCAACGACCAGTCGGTCATGGCCGACTTTCCCTCCCGATTCGAAAAGAACAACGCATACGGGACCCGGCTCGCCGACACCATCGGCAACGCCTACTTTGTCCTCTCGGACAGCACCCTCCGCATCGCCAAGTCGAACCAGACCTCGCGCAGCAACAACGACAAGCAGGCCACCTCCGGCGATTTCGTCCTCGCCTGGCTGGACCACGGCACAGCTCCCCAGGACGCTGGATACGCCTACGCCATTCTTATCCAGCCGTCTGCCCAGCGCCTGCGCGATTTCGGCGAGTCTCTTCATCAGAAGGGCGGCGCGCCCGTCCAAATACTCCGCCGGGACAATCACGCCCACATCGTCAGGGATCTCGAAACAGGCATACTTGCGATGGCCTGCTTCGAACCCGTCACCGACACCGGGCTCGCCGTGGAAGCGGTCGATACACCCGCGCTGGTCATGGTGCGTTCAAATGAAAGCGGCCTCACACTCAGCGTCTGCGACCCGGATCTTCACCTCTATGCCGGACGCGAGTCTGATCAGGTGACACCGGACGGGAGCCAGCGGGAGGTCAGCATCTACTCGAGAAAGTGGTTTCATGCCGCCAGTTCGCCCTCGCGCGTGCAGGTGAAACTCGCCGGCCGCTTCGTTGTCGTTCAACCAGAAAACCGCGTGCATGTCGTTTCCCACGAATCCGGCCGCACGACTCTCGAATTCACCTGCAGGGATGGACTGCCCGTCGAAGTCAAACTCGCCGCACAGCCCTGA